In the Halobellus sp. MBLA0158 genome, one interval contains:
- a CDS encoding DUF7568 family protein, translating to MPRITNWSRESRTPTLAYRNTETGARAVLHRAPDSYRYKWRGAILVDGYPIWSRGFETKEATTFRDALRERPAPELSCPECPNDDILVGEKTADGAKVQRWYDCPDCGYEAPSRIVYGPER from the coding sequence ATGCCCAGAATCACAAACTGGTCCCGGGAAAGTCGTACACCAACACTCGCGTATCGAAACACCGAGACTGGAGCGCGAGCCGTTCTACACCGGGCGCCGGACTCATACCGGTACAAGTGGCGCGGGGCGATTCTCGTCGACGGCTACCCGATCTGGTCGCGAGGCTTCGAGACGAAGGAGGCGACGACGTTCCGAGATGCACTTCGGGAGCGGCCAGCGCCCGAACTGAGCTGTCCGGAGTGTCCGAACGACGACATCCTCGTCGGTGAGAAGACAGCTGATGGAGCAAAGGTACAGCGCTGGTACGACTGTCCGGACTGTGGGTACGAAGCCCCCTCGCGCATCGTCTACGGCCCTGAACGCTGA
- a CDS encoding DUF7567 family protein — protein sequence MSLEVLDRHSEALFEFLWCPVCGQEVFTHIPFEGVFCKNCNTQVVLQESREDRGYEEAVLACFDTDSTWNLHVDEKLRRDLPDGSARAKILGAPGAYEIDWWSPAPGEDWEPVERGEFDGEEEPDEVSHLA from the coding sequence ATGAGTCTCGAAGTACTCGACCGACACAGCGAGGCACTGTTCGAGTTCCTCTGGTGCCCCGTCTGCGGGCAGGAAGTGTTCACCCACATTCCCTTCGAGGGAGTGTTCTGCAAGAACTGTAACACGCAGGTCGTCCTCCAAGAGTCCCGAGAAGACCGTGGCTACGAGGAGGCTGTGCTCGCGTGCTTCGACACCGACTCAACGTGGAACCTTCACGTCGACGAGAAGCTCCGCCGCGACCTGCCTGACGGCTCGGCACGGGCAAAAATCCTCGGTGCACCGGGTGCCTATGAGATCGACTGGTGGAGTCCAGCACCTGGGGAGGATTGGGAGCCGGTCGAGCGTGGTGAATTCGACGGCGAGGAGGAGCCAGACGAGGTGTCACATCTCGCGTAG